A stretch of Candidatus Baltobacteraceae bacterium DNA encodes these proteins:
- the lepA gene encoding translation elongation factor 4, which yields MTTIAKPDHRTGVATKVRNFCIIAHIDHGKTTLSDRLLEMTKTVAMRDMEHQALDAMDLERERGITIRMHPVTLNYTARDGEVYQLNLIDTPGHVDFSYEVSRSLAACEGALLIIDAAQGIEAQTLANYHLAVEHDLTIIPVINKIDLPAADPDRVMSEVEELLIIEKGDCILASAKNGVGVEDILEAIVARIPPPKGHSDHLRGLVFNAQFDAYRGVVSYVRVVDGEMHAGSKFMSMAHQHVFECTEVGVFSPHMVPTKKLDMGSVGYVIANIKSLGDIDVGDTVTEAHNPAHVPLAGYRKAVPMVFCGLYPNEGVEYDDLREALNKLKLNDGALVFEPETSVALGFGFRCGFLGLLHMEIVQERLERDYTLDLIATSPSVVFRVTMSDDRIEMIDNPSKLPVMNLIKQIEEPYVKATIMTPPDYVGGIMEIVQARRGTLDNMEYLHDGRVILTYEMPLIEVIVDFFDQLKSRTKGYASLDYEMVGYRQGDLVKLEILLNGEPVDALSFIVAREKAPNRGRALAEKLKELIPRQMFEVPIQAAIGGKVVARETVSAMRKNVLAKCYGGDISRKRKLLEKQKVGKERMKRVGRVDLPQEAFMAVLRLED from the coding sequence TTGACGACCATAGCCAAGCCCGACCATCGAACGGGGGTCGCGACGAAGGTTCGCAACTTCTGCATTATCGCGCATATCGATCACGGCAAGACGACCCTTTCGGACCGACTGCTCGAAATGACGAAGACCGTTGCGATGCGCGATATGGAGCACCAGGCGCTCGACGCGATGGATCTCGAGCGCGAACGCGGGATCACGATTCGCATGCATCCCGTTACGCTCAACTATACGGCGCGCGATGGTGAGGTGTATCAGCTCAATCTGATCGATACGCCGGGGCACGTCGATTTTTCGTACGAGGTGTCGCGATCGCTCGCGGCCTGCGAAGGCGCGCTGCTGATCATCGATGCGGCGCAAGGCATCGAGGCGCAGACGCTCGCGAACTATCATCTCGCCGTCGAACACGATCTGACGATCATTCCGGTGATCAACAAGATCGACTTGCCGGCCGCGGACCCCGATCGCGTGATGAGCGAAGTCGAAGAACTGCTCATCATCGAGAAGGGCGATTGCATTCTCGCAAGCGCCAAGAACGGCGTCGGCGTCGAAGATATTCTCGAGGCAATCGTCGCGCGCATTCCGCCGCCGAAAGGGCATAGCGATCACCTTCGCGGGCTCGTCTTTAACGCGCAGTTCGACGCCTATCGCGGCGTGGTGAGCTACGTTCGCGTGGTCGACGGCGAGATGCATGCGGGATCGAAGTTCATGTCGATGGCGCATCAGCACGTCTTCGAGTGTACCGAAGTGGGCGTCTTTAGCCCGCACATGGTTCCGACGAAGAAGCTGGACATGGGCAGCGTCGGCTACGTCATCGCCAACATCAAGTCGCTCGGCGACATCGACGTCGGCGATACGGTCACCGAGGCGCACAACCCGGCGCACGTTCCGCTCGCCGGGTACCGCAAGGCCGTGCCGATGGTCTTCTGCGGTCTTTATCCAAACGAAGGTGTGGAGTACGACGACCTGCGGGAGGCGCTCAACAAACTCAAACTCAACGATGGCGCGCTCGTGTTCGAGCCCGAGACCTCCGTGGCGCTCGGCTTCGGATTCCGGTGCGGTTTCCTGGGCCTGCTGCACATGGAGATCGTCCAGGAGCGACTGGAGCGCGATTACACGCTCGATCTGATCGCTACCTCGCCATCGGTCGTCTTCCGCGTAACGATGAGCGACGACCGCATCGAGATGATCGATAACCCTTCGAAGCTTCCGGTCATGAATTTGATCAAGCAAATCGAGGAGCCGTACGTGAAAGCGACGATCATGACTCCGCCCGATTACGTGGGCGGCATCATGGAGATCGTGCAAGCCCGGCGCGGTACGCTCGACAACATGGAGTACCTCCACGACGGCCGCGTCATTCTGACCTACGAGATGCCGCTGATCGAAGTGATCGTCGATTTCTTCGATCAGCTCAAGTCGCGCACGAAGGGTTACGCGTCGCTCGACTACGAGATGGTGGGCTACCGTCAAGGCGACCTCGTTAAGCTCGAGATTCTCCTCAACGGCGAGCCGGTCGACGCGCTCTCGTTTATTGTGGCGCGGGAGAAAGCGCCTAACCGCGGCCGGGCGCTGGCGGAAAAACTCAAAGAGTTAATTCCGCGACAGATGTTCGAAGTGCCGATTCAAGCCGCCATCGGCGGCAAGGTCGTCGCGCGCGAAACCGTCAGCGCGATGCGCAAGAACGTGCTCGCCAAATGCTACGGCGGCGACATCTCGCGCAAACGAAAACTCTTGGAGAAGCAGAAGGTCGGTAAGGAACGCATGAAGCGCGTCGGTCGGGTCGACTTGCCGCAGGAAGCGTTCATGGCCGTTCTGCGCCTGGAAGATTGA
- a CDS encoding non-canonical purine NTP pyrophosphatase, whose protein sequence is MKTFVATKNEGKLAEMRAIFAGSSLELETYPQYADVVEGDRSYRENAMLKARALHAQLRAAGIAGAVLADDSGLEVDALQRRPGVLSARYGGEGASWPQRRALLLEELRGIPETARNARFVCAMALILGDGVEIEVQATVDGAIAASEQGRFGFGYDPIFLYPPADVTFAQLDDAQKNRISHRRRAADALLARLAARV, encoded by the coding sequence TTGAAGACGTTCGTCGCGACCAAAAACGAAGGCAAGCTCGCCGAGATGCGCGCGATCTTCGCGGGTTCGTCGCTCGAACTCGAAACCTATCCGCAGTACGCCGACGTCGTCGAGGGCGACCGCAGCTATCGAGAAAACGCGATGCTCAAGGCGCGCGCGCTTCACGCGCAACTGCGAGCAGCCGGGATCGCCGGCGCCGTACTCGCCGACGACTCAGGGCTCGAAGTCGATGCGTTGCAGAGGCGTCCAGGCGTCCTTTCGGCGCGCTACGGCGGTGAGGGCGCGAGCTGGCCGCAGCGTCGCGCGCTCTTGCTCGAAGAATTGCGCGGAATCCCCGAAACGGCGCGCAACGCCCGCTTCGTTTGCGCCATGGCGCTGATTCTGGGCGACGGCGTGGAAATCGAGGTGCAAGCGACCGTAGACGGGGCGATCGCGGCGAGCGAACAGGGTCGTTTCGGCTTTGGATACGATCCGATCTTTCTCTATCCGCCGGCGGACGTGACGTTCGCACAGCTCGACGATGCGCAGAAGAACCGCATCAGTCATCGTCGCCGCGCGGCCGATGCGCTGCTCGCAAGACTCGCCGCACGTGTCTAG
- a CDS encoding GNAT family N-acetyltransferase: MSSEALILPASGDDVAYYAQRRWPDDHARQLYADLAELAPNGAWVAKDEGTPIGIAIAHPLEDEWFLSELFVEPSFVRQGIGRKLLVEVARDAGDVSRSGLLDPHELGGVAFFLGRGVSLQAPVVRVAGALPPEEDLARMAAGDYRFSAEPIDPARDRQALGALDREVRGTARPLDHTYFAQRGQGIGFRLGDEFVGYAYVWPNGSIGPMVSASPAYLVQFFAYALVMLDRTFGATWCTALVPGTNVRVMRAALRAGLTIDAVRLFACDAGLLDLTRYVGFHPLLF, encoded by the coding sequence GTGTCTAGCGAAGCGCTGATTCTGCCCGCGAGCGGCGACGACGTCGCCTACTACGCGCAACGCCGCTGGCCCGACGATCACGCGCGGCAGCTCTACGCCGACCTGGCGGAGCTCGCGCCCAACGGCGCGTGGGTCGCAAAGGACGAGGGCACGCCGATCGGCATCGCCATCGCGCACCCGCTCGAGGACGAGTGGTTTCTGAGCGAGCTTTTTGTGGAGCCGAGCTTTGTGCGGCAGGGCATCGGCCGGAAGCTGCTCGTCGAGGTCGCGCGCGACGCCGGCGACGTGAGTCGCAGCGGTCTGCTCGATCCGCACGAACTCGGCGGCGTCGCCTTCTTCCTGGGGCGCGGCGTTTCGCTCCAGGCACCGGTCGTTCGCGTTGCCGGCGCCCTCCCGCCGGAGGAAGACCTCGCGCGCATGGCCGCCGGCGACTATCGCTTTTCGGCCGAACCCATCGATCCGGCACGCGACCGGCAAGCGCTCGGCGCCCTCGATCGCGAGGTGCGTGGGACCGCCCGGCCGCTGGATCACACGTATTTTGCGCAGCGCGGTCAAGGCATCGGATTTCGGCTCGGTGACGAGTTCGTCGGCTACGCTTACGTGTGGCCCAACGGCAGCATCGGGCCGATGGTAAGCGCCTCGCCCGCGTATCTCGTCCAATTCTTCGCGTATGCGCTCGTGATGCTCGATCGAACGTTCGGCGCGACCTGGTGCACCGCGCTCGTTCCCGGAACGAACGTTCGCGTGATGCGAGCGGCCCTGCGCGCGGGCCTCACGATCGACGCCGTCCGCCTCTTCGCATGCGATGCGGGCTTGCTCGATCTCACACGCTACGTGGGATTCCACCCGTTGTTGTTTTGA